Proteins from one Falco naumanni isolate bFalNau1 chromosome 10, bFalNau1.pat, whole genome shotgun sequence genomic window:
- the ADIG gene encoding adipogenin isoform X1, whose protein sequence is MRYPLVPLVNELTFPLLFFWFCLPFVMLLIVIFIWLQLLLNEAQMPNAEEIKKQSSDEPDSDSKSENEPTEEESQNDTSSTETQEETQSSGSVEKLRPKPAYLSSNPKSQKQNLFAVISDSWSQSQNARYSSVEKSNCCNIMMLLCTMLSSLTWNFVCQLLQISNVLKIQLLPSSLIIYVAQLFVLLGEKVVKILDSLRLEGRVLLASILGKKLEQNGDAQRTTSG, encoded by the exons ATGAGGTATCCTCTGGTTCCTTTGGTGAATGAACTgacctttcctcttcttttcttctggttttgtttgccaTTTGTAATGCTGTTGATCGTGATTTTTATCTGGTTACAGCTTCTGCTTAATGAAG CGCAGATGCccaatgcagaagaaataaagaaacaatcTTCTGATGAGCCTGATTCAGACTCTAAATCTGAGAACGAACcaacagaggaagaaagccAGAATGACACATCCAGTACAGAAACGCAAGAGGAGACACAATCTAGTGGATCTGTGGAAAAACTGAGGCCCAAGCCTGCTTATCTGAGTTCAAAtccaaaaagccaaaagcagaaTCTTTTTGCTGTAATCTCAGACAGCTGGTCTCAGAGCCAGAATGCAAGGTATTCCTCTGTTGAGAAGAGCAATTGCTGTAACATCATGATG CTGTTGTGCACCATGCTTTCTTCTCTCACCTGGAACTTTGTCTGCCAGTTGCTCCAGATCTCTAATGTCCTGAAGATTCAACTGCTGCCATCCTCTCTGATTATCTACGTGGCtcagctgtttgttttgctgggtGAAAAAGTTGTGAAAATCCTGGATTCTCTGAGGCTGGAGGGCAGAGTGCTGTTGGCTTCAATCTTGGGGAAGAAACTGGAACAGAATGGTGACGCTCAGAGAACCACCTCAGGGTGA
- the ADIG gene encoding adipogenin isoform X3, with translation MKMPNAEEIKKQSSDEPDSDSKSENEPTEEESQNDTSSTETQEETQSSGSVEKLRPKPAYLSSNPKSQKQNLFAVISDSWSQSQNARYSSVEKSNCCNIMMLLCTMLSSLTWNFVCQLLQISNVLKIQLLPSSLIIYVAQLFVLLGEKVVKILDSLRLEGRVLLASILGKKLEQNGDAQRTTSG, from the exons ATGAAG ATGCccaatgcagaagaaataaagaaacaatcTTCTGATGAGCCTGATTCAGACTCTAAATCTGAGAACGAACcaacagaggaagaaagccAGAATGACACATCCAGTACAGAAACGCAAGAGGAGACACAATCTAGTGGATCTGTGGAAAAACTGAGGCCCAAGCCTGCTTATCTGAGTTCAAAtccaaaaagccaaaagcagaaTCTTTTTGCTGTAATCTCAGACAGCTGGTCTCAGAGCCAGAATGCAAGGTATTCCTCTGTTGAGAAGAGCAATTGCTGTAACATCATGATG CTGTTGTGCACCATGCTTTCTTCTCTCACCTGGAACTTTGTCTGCCAGTTGCTCCAGATCTCTAATGTCCTGAAGATTCAACTGCTGCCATCCTCTCTGATTATCTACGTGGCtcagctgtttgttttgctgggtGAAAAAGTTGTGAAAATCCTGGATTCTCTGAGGCTGGAGGGCAGAGTGCTGTTGGCTTCAATCTTGGGGAAGAAACTGGAACAGAATGGTGACGCTCAGAGAACCACCTCAGGGTGA
- the ACTR5 gene encoding actin-related protein 5, with translation MAAASRVFAFRDARWAPDPVLEPSAAVRTPQPVPLVIDNGSFQTRAGWASADPAVPAEPLLRFRSLAARSRGARGGAGAETQVGNDLGSPEPLRWLLRSPFDRNVPVQLELQELLLDHVFQRLGVASQGCVDHPIVLTEAVCNPLYSRQMMSELLFECYQVPKVSYGVDSLYSFYRNRRQNWPCSGLVISSGYQCTHILPVLEGRLDAKNCKRINLGGCQAAVYLQRLLQLKYPGHFAAITLSRMEEILHEHSYIAEDYIDELQKWRSPEYYENNVHKMQLPFSNKLLGSTLTSEEKQERRQQQLRRLQELNARRREEKLQLDQERLDRLLYVQELLEDGQMDQFHKALVELNMDSAEELQSYISKLSSSVEQTKQKILQAEVNIEVDVVDSKPETPDLDPLGSEQSLEDVESINEFEPLFAEEQPEAEKPVAAVQPVFNLAEYHQLFLGTERIRAPEIVFQPSLIGEDQAGIAETMQYVLERYPKEQQAILVQNVFLTGGNTMYPGLKARVQKELLEMRPFQSSFQVHLASSPVLDAWYGARDWAVEYMTREEGWITRKDYEEKGGEYLKEHCASNVYVPIRLPKQAPRTAEALAPSRALTSSAGNPGEQV, from the exons ATGGCGGCGGCCTCGCGGGTGTTCGCGTTCCGCGACGCGCGGTGGGCGCCGGACCCGGTGCTGGAGCCCAGCGCGGCCGTGCGGACGCCGCAGCCGGTGCCGCTGGTGATCGATAACGGCTCCTTCCAGACACGGGCGGGCTGGGCCTCCGCCGACCCCGCCGTCCCCGCCGAGCCCCTGCTGCGGTTCCGCTCGCTGGCGGCGCGCAGCCGcggggcccgcggcggggccggggccgagACCCAGGTGGGCAACGACCTGGGGAGCCCCGAGCCCCTGCGCTGGCTGCTCCGCTCGCCCTTCGACCGCAACGTGCCCgtccagctggagctgcaggagctgctcctcGACCACGTCTTCCAGCGCCTCGGCGTCGCCTCGCAG GGTTGTGTTGATCATCCAATTGTTTTGACAGAAGCAGTGTGCAATCCTCTGTATTCAAGACAAATGATGTCAGAGCTCCTCTTTGAGTGTTATCAAGTGCCAAAAGTGTCCTATGGCGTAGATAGCTTGTACAGTTTTTACCGCAACAGGAGGCAGAACTGGCCCTGCAGTGGTTTGGTAATATCTTCGGGTTATCAGTGTACGCATATTTTACCAGTCTTGGAAGGCAG GTTAGATGCTAAAAACTGCAAACGTATTAATCTTGGAGGGTGTCAAGCAGCTGTATATCTCCAACGCCTCCTTCAGCTGAAATACCCAGGACATTTTGCTGCCATCACTCTCAGCCGCATGGAGGAAATACTGCACGAGCATAGCTACATTGCAGAGGACTATATAGATG AGCTACAGAAGTGGCGGTCTCCAGAGTACTATGAGAACAACGTGCACAAGATGCAGCTGCCTTTCTCTAACAAACTGCTGGGAAGCACACTGACatcagaggaaaagcaggagaggCGGCAGCAGCAATTACGTCGACTTCAAGAACTCAATGCACGTCGTCGAGAAGAGAAGCTGCAACTTGACCAAGAGAGGCTGGACAGGTTACTATATGTGCAG GAACTCTTAGAGGATGGTCAAATGGATCAATTCCACAAAGCTTTGGTGGAGCTGAACATGGACTCTGCAGAAGAACTTCAGTCCTATATCAGCAAATTGAGTTCGTCTGTTGAACAGACGAAGCAGAAAATCCTACAGGCGGAAGTCAATATTGAAGTAGATGTTGTGGACAGCAAGCCAGAG actCCCGATTTGGATCCATTAGGCAGTGAACAGTCACTGGAGGATGTGGAAAGTATTAATGAGTTTGAACCTTTATTTGCTGAGGAACAGCCTGAAGCTGAGAAGCCTGTTGCTGCAGTGCAG CCTGTGTTTAACCTGGCAGAGTATCACCAGCTTTTCCTTGGCACTGAAAGAATCAGGGCTCCAGAGATTGTCTTCCAGCCCTCTCTGATAGGAGAAGACCAGGCTGGTATAGCAGAAACCATGCAATATGTCCTTGAGAG GTATCCAAAGGAACAACAAGCTATTCTTGTCCAGAATGTTTTTCTCACTGGTGGAAATACAATGTACCCTGGACTGAAAGCCAGGGTCCAGAAGGAACTCCTTGAAATGAGGCCGTTTCAGTCATCTTTTCAG GTTCACCTTGCTTCCAGCCCTGTTCTAGATGCCTGGTATGGGGCTAGGGATTGGGCAGTGGAATACATGACCCGTGAGGAAGGCTGGATAACCAGAAAAGACTATgaagaaaaagggggagaatACCTCAAGGAACACTGTGCTTCAAATGTCTATGTTCCCATTCGCCTCCCAAAGCAGGCCCCACGGACAGCAGAGGCGTTAGCACCTAGCAGAGCGCTGACATCCAGCGCAGGCAATCCTGGTGAGCAGGTGTAG
- the ADIG gene encoding adipogenin isoform X2 → MLCISRPLVINSDALRVIKSFCLMKMPNAEEIKKQSSDEPDSDSKSENEPTEEESQNDTSSTETQEETQSSGSVEKLRPKPAYLSSNPKSQKQNLFAVISDSWSQSQNARYSSVEKSNCCNIMMLLCTMLSSLTWNFVCQLLQISNVLKIQLLPSSLIIYVAQLFVLLGEKVVKILDSLRLEGRVLLASILGKKLEQNGDAQRTTSG, encoded by the exons ATGCTATGCATCAGCCGCCCTCTTGTGATTAACAGTGATGCATTAAGAGTTATTAAAAG CTTCTGCTTAATGAAG ATGCccaatgcagaagaaataaagaaacaatcTTCTGATGAGCCTGATTCAGACTCTAAATCTGAGAACGAACcaacagaggaagaaagccAGAATGACACATCCAGTACAGAAACGCAAGAGGAGACACAATCTAGTGGATCTGTGGAAAAACTGAGGCCCAAGCCTGCTTATCTGAGTTCAAAtccaaaaagccaaaagcagaaTCTTTTTGCTGTAATCTCAGACAGCTGGTCTCAGAGCCAGAATGCAAGGTATTCCTCTGTTGAGAAGAGCAATTGCTGTAACATCATGATG CTGTTGTGCACCATGCTTTCTTCTCTCACCTGGAACTTTGTCTGCCAGTTGCTCCAGATCTCTAATGTCCTGAAGATTCAACTGCTGCCATCCTCTCTGATTATCTACGTGGCtcagctgtttgttttgctgggtGAAAAAGTTGTGAAAATCCTGGATTCTCTGAGGCTGGAGGGCAGAGTGCTGTTGGCTTCAATCTTGGGGAAGAAACTGGAACAGAATGGTGACGCTCAGAGAACCACCTCAGGGTGA